A window from Cyanobacteria bacterium GSL.Bin1 encodes these proteins:
- a CDS encoding LysR family transcriptional regulator produces MSDIPFSLDQLRILKAIAAEGSFKRAADTLYVSQPAISLQVQNLERQMNVPLFDRGGRRAQLTEAGQLLLTYGEKILSLCQETCRAIEDLQNLQGGTLLIGASQTTGTYLLPRMLGLFRQKYSDVSVQLQVHSTRRTSWSVANGQVDLAIIGGEVPTELHDTLQIFPYAEDELALIMGSSHPMAKEEAIPKEDLYKLNFITLDSQSTIRKVIDQVLTRSSINPKRLNIEMELNSIEAIKNAVQSGLGVAFASISAIEKELQMGTLYRINIEEVVVKRTLSLIINPNRYRSKAAEAFIQEILPQFCTNGWFTGKELTPPPGHYPRQRPLPASEVENSPPSEIS; encoded by the coding sequence ATGTCAGATATACCGTTTTCTCTCGATCAACTGCGAATCTTAAAAGCGATCGCTGCAGAAGGTAGCTTCAAACGGGCAGCGGATACTCTGTATGTGTCTCAACCAGCAATCAGTCTGCAAGTGCAAAACTTAGAACGCCAGATGAATGTGCCGTTATTTGATCGAGGGGGGCGGCGGGCGCAACTTACAGAAGCGGGACAACTCCTACTGACCTATGGCGAGAAAATCCTCTCCCTGTGTCAAGAAACTTGTCGCGCCATTGAAGATCTGCAAAATTTACAGGGCGGAACCTTGCTCATTGGGGCCTCCCAAACGACGGGAACTTATCTCCTCCCTCGTATGTTAGGTTTATTTCGACAAAAATACTCCGATGTTTCGGTGCAACTGCAAGTGCATTCGACCCGTCGCACCTCCTGGAGTGTTGCGAATGGGCAAGTGGATCTGGCGATTATTGGCGGTGAAGTCCCAACGGAATTACACGATACCCTGCAAATCTTCCCTTATGCTGAAGATGAACTGGCCCTGATTATGGGCAGTTCTCATCCGATGGCAAAAGAGGAAGCGATTCCAAAAGAAGACCTTTACAAACTCAATTTTATTACCCTTGATTCTCAATCGACGATTCGGAAAGTGATTGATCAAGTTTTAACGCGATCGAGCATTAATCCAAAGCGTCTGAACATTGAAATGGAATTAAATTCCATTGAAGCGATTAAAAATGCTGTTCAATCTGGATTAGGGGTTGCCTTTGCCTCCATTTCTGCCATTGAAAAAGAACTGCAAATGGGGACCCTCTACCGGATTAACATTGAAGAGGTTGTGGTCAAACGAACGCTCTCTTTAATTATTAATCCCAATCGCTATCGTTCTAAAGCAGCAGAAGCATTTATCCAAGAAATTCTTCCTCAATTTTGTACAAATGGCTGGTTTACTGGGAAGGAATTAACGCCGCCTCCTGGTCATTATCCTCGGCAACGTCCCCTTCCCGCATCCGAAGTTGAAAACTCTCCGCCTTCTGAAATTAGTTAA
- a CDS encoding rhomboid family intramembrane serine protease yields the protein MTRYQDTKGTVQEFKQQLTILFGLLAVFWLVELVDLFLLQSYSLDRFGIAPRNILGLRGIVFAPFLHGNLPHLITNTVPFLTLGWLVMLQETKDFWRVTGLTMLVGGFGVWLIGQPNSIHIGASILIFGYLGFLLFRGYFQRNAPSIALSIIVGLFYGSLIWGVLPSRAGISWEGHLFGFIGGVIAARWIGKSRRS from the coding sequence ATGACCCGCTATCAGGATACAAAAGGAACTGTCCAAGAATTTAAACAACAACTTACGATTTTATTTGGACTCTTAGCTGTTTTTTGGCTAGTTGAATTAGTTGATTTATTTCTCCTGCAATCTTACTCTCTGGATCGGTTTGGGATTGCTCCTCGAAATATCTTAGGTTTACGAGGCATTGTCTTTGCCCCTTTTTTACATGGTAATTTACCTCATCTAATTACGAACACTGTGCCCTTTCTGACCTTAGGTTGGTTAGTCATGTTACAGGAAACCAAAGATTTTTGGCGAGTCACTGGCTTAACTATGCTTGTAGGTGGTTTTGGGGTTTGGTTGATTGGTCAACCCAATTCAATTCATATTGGAGCAAGTATTTTAATTTTTGGTTACTTAGGATTTTTGCTCTTTCGGGGATATTTTCAACGCAATGCCCCCTCGATCGCGCTCTCCATTATTGTTGGTTTATTTTACGGTAGTTTAATTTGGGGGGTTCTTCCCAGTCGGGCTGGCATTTCTTGGGAAGGACACTTGTTTGGCTTTATTGGTGGGGTGATTGCCGCCCGTTGGATTGGCAAGTCTAGACGAAGTTAA
- a CDS encoding DUF3143 domain-containing protein encodes MDFPSADTPLYNHPLPLIEEWLKNLGCQQDREELHCWSIKTSDWQAEIALEVEEITVSYLNSGENNGDLTRSFPYSLSREDIEAAVFSGP; translated from the coding sequence ATGGATTTTCCCTCTGCAGATACGCCGTTATATAATCATCCTTTACCGTTAATTGAAGAGTGGTTAAAAAATTTAGGCTGCCAACAAGATCGTGAAGAATTACACTGTTGGTCGATCAAAACTTCCGATTGGCAAGCTGAAATTGCTTTAGAAGTAGAAGAAATTACAGTTTCTTATCTAAATTCCGGGGAAAATAATGGAGATCTGACCCGTTCTTTTCCCTATTCCTTAAGTCGTGAAGATATTGAAGCTGCCGTTTTTTCCGGTCCCTAA
- a CDS encoding DnaJ domain-containing protein, protein MAATNPSTAISKRFAHSYYGQLGLHPSASPLEIRRAYRELSKYYHPDTTELPQDVAKAKFQALNEAYATLSNPQRRALYDHQIGYSRLNVIQPPLHFQAREKSTRQVMNSAYLDSSDRPLSSGEIFVLLILGVTFLACILLVIVIGLTRGEGAFRVPEISETSTLLKPYLFWIR, encoded by the coding sequence ATGGCAGCGACTAATCCTTCTACTGCTATCTCAAAACGATTTGCTCATAGTTATTATGGACAGCTTGGACTGCACCCCTCCGCCTCTCCGTTAGAGATTCGACGGGCTTATCGAGAATTGAGTAAATACTACCATCCAGACACAACCGAGTTACCACAGGATGTAGCGAAAGCAAAGTTTCAAGCCCTTAACGAAGCCTATGCGACATTGAGTAACCCACAACGGCGAGCCCTCTACGATCACCAAATTGGTTATTCCCGCTTGAATGTGATCCAACCGCCACTGCATTTTCAGGCTCGCGAAAAGAGTACTCGTCAAGTGATGAATAGTGCTTATCTCGATAGCAGCGATCGCCCGCTTTCGTCGGGGGAAATTTTTGTCTTACTGATTTTAGGCGTAACTTTCCTTGCCTGTATCTTATTAGTCATCGTGATTGGCCTCACTCGGGGTGAAGGAGCCTTCCGAGTTCCTGAAATTTCTGAAACCTCGACTTTACTTAAACCTTACCTATTCTGGATTCGCTAG
- a CDS encoding RNA-splicing ligase RtcB: MIRKQDLHHLNDYLWEIPTSFNPEMKIPVWIFANEELIEDALGDLSITQAVNVACLPTLVGHVAVMPDVHQGYGMPIGGVMVSRVPSGIISPGAVGYDINCGVRVLASQIDYQSALPYLEDLASTLYRNCPSGVGQGGSLPLGAQEFDQVCRQGSRWTLAQGYATQEDLERTEEFGCLEGADPDQASQRAKKRGKGQLGTLGAGNHFLEVDVVEEIFNPEAAAVMGLQLGCLVVQIHCGSRGFGHQVCTDYVQAFQQAVIDYGIKLPDRELVCAPLNSPEGQGYLAAMKAAANFAFANRQALAYHARRSFQSVFGLQAGESPLRQVYDIAHNMAKIETHLIAGEQLTVCVHRKGATRAFGPGFAGLPTEYRPFGQPVLVPGSMGTESWILLGTEANEALSFGSSCHGAGRVMSRRQAKRTIRGDRLREQLKKEGVNVCAGSMPGLAEEAPQAYKNVTRVVETVTQAGIARKVARLHPIAVVKG; this comes from the coding sequence ATGATTAGAAAACAAGATTTACATCATCTCAATGATTATCTGTGGGAAATCCCTACCTCTTTTAATCCCGAAATGAAGATCCCGGTCTGGATCTTTGCCAACGAGGAATTAATCGAAGATGCCCTCGGAGACTTATCCATTACTCAGGCGGTTAATGTTGCTTGTTTGCCAACTTTAGTAGGGCACGTTGCTGTTATGCCGGATGTCCATCAAGGGTACGGTATGCCGATTGGTGGGGTCATGGTATCGCGCGTACCGTCTGGCATTATTTCACCGGGAGCCGTTGGTTATGATATTAACTGTGGTGTGCGCGTTTTAGCTTCCCAGATTGATTACCAAAGTGCTCTCCCCTATTTAGAGGATTTAGCCAGTACGTTATATCGCAACTGTCCGAGTGGGGTTGGTCAAGGGGGGAGTCTCCCTTTAGGGGCTCAAGAATTCGATCAAGTGTGTCGTCAAGGTTCACGCTGGACGTTAGCACAAGGATATGCCACGCAAGAAGATTTAGAGCGAACCGAAGAATTTGGTTGCTTAGAAGGGGCTGATCCCGATCAAGCCAGTCAAAGAGCGAAAAAGCGAGGGAAAGGTCAGTTAGGAACCTTAGGTGCAGGCAATCACTTCCTTGAAGTTGATGTAGTGGAAGAGATTTTTAACCCAGAAGCAGCAGCAGTAATGGGGTTGCAACTCGGATGTCTGGTTGTGCAAATTCACTGTGGGTCTCGGGGGTTTGGCCATCAAGTTTGTACGGACTATGTGCAAGCCTTTCAGCAGGCAGTCATTGATTATGGCATCAAATTGCCGGATCGAGAATTAGTTTGTGCGCCCTTGAATTCCCCAGAAGGTCAAGGGTACTTAGCCGCAATGAAAGCTGCTGCCAATTTTGCATTTGCGAACCGTCAAGCGCTGGCTTATCATGCACGGCGTAGTTTTCAATCCGTATTTGGCTTGCAAGCGGGAGAGTCTCCGCTACGTCAGGTCTATGATATTGCCCATAACATGGCAAAAATTGAAACTCATTTGATTGCAGGAGAACAATTAACCGTTTGCGTTCATCGCAAAGGTGCAACGCGAGCGTTTGGTCCGGGATTTGCCGGATTGCCTACTGAATATCGTCCTTTTGGTCAACCCGTATTGGTTCCCGGTTCAATGGGAACGGAAAGTTGGATTCTTCTGGGAACGGAAGCGAACGAAGCCCTTTCTTTTGGTTCAAGCTGCCACGGTGCGGGACGGGTGATGAGCCGTCGTCAGGCGAAACGGACGATTCGGGGGGACCGCTTGCGGGAACAACTCAAAAAAGAAGGTGTGAATGTCTGTGCCGGTTCAATGCCAGGACTAGCCGAAGAAGCGCCACAAGCTTATAAGAATGTGACTCGGGTTGTAGAAACGGTCACTCAAGCGGGGATCGCTCGCAAAGTGGCTCGTTTGCATCCCATCGCTGTTGTCAAAGGGTAA
- a CDS encoding phosphoribosyltransferase, which translates to MKTKFRNRTEAGQLLARKLQSTYANRSDVLVLGLPRGGVPVAFEVAKLLNAPLDICLVRKLGVPGHEELAMGAIATGEVVVLNQSVVHSLGISQKAIEQMTERERLELNRRDRAYRGSRPVPDFSQRTIILIDDGIATGSTLRAALSTIKQQQPDRIVVAVPVAPPSVCNELKTEVDEVVCLVTPEELYSISLWYEDFAPTTDEEVRHLLALAVQDAPATSTHSN; encoded by the coding sequence ATGAAAACAAAATTTCGCAATCGAACTGAAGCCGGCCAATTATTAGCCAGAAAACTGCAATCAACTTATGCGAATCGCTCAGATGTGCTCGTACTAGGTTTACCGCGGGGTGGCGTGCCAGTGGCATTTGAAGTCGCTAAGCTACTCAATGCACCTTTAGATATCTGCCTCGTGCGCAAATTGGGTGTACCAGGACACGAAGAACTAGCAATGGGCGCGATCGCGACCGGAGAAGTCGTTGTCCTGAACCAATCTGTTGTCCACTCGTTAGGGATTTCTCAGAAAGCGATTGAACAAATGACCGAGCGCGAACGGTTAGAGTTAAACCGACGCGATCGCGCTTACAGAGGGTCTCGTCCGGTTCCTGATTTCAGTCAGCGCACGATCATTCTCATTGATGACGGGATTGCTACGGGATCAACGCTCCGGGCAGCTTTGTCTACAATTAAGCAGCAGCAACCGGACCGTATCGTTGTTGCTGTGCCGGTAGCACCACCGAGTGTCTGCAACGAACTGAAAACTGAGGTGGATGAAGTTGTATGTCTTGTCACGCCAGAGGAACTCTATTCGATTAGTCTCTGGTACGAAGACTTTGCGCCAACGACCGATGAGGAGGTGCGCCACTTGCTGGCACTGGCGGTTCAGGATGCACCAGCAACGTCAACTCACTCGAATTAA
- a CDS encoding VOC family protein — protein MKITLNHTIVPSHDKKASAQFFAKIFGLQVQTPIGHFAAVPINETLTFDFSDHDNFESHHYAFHVSDEEFDAIFARIEKAGLEYSSDPMHQNKGQFNHRQGGRGFYFYDPNGHNLELLTRA, from the coding sequence ATGAAAATTACTCTCAATCACACCATCGTTCCTTCACACGACAAAAAAGCTTCGGCTCAGTTTTTTGCCAAGATTTTTGGTCTTCAGGTTCAAACTCCTATTGGTCATTTTGCAGCAGTACCGATTAATGAAACGCTAACGTTTGATTTTTCGGATCACGACAACTTTGAGTCCCATCATTATGCTTTTCACGTCAGTGATGAAGAGTTTGATGCGATCTTCGCCCGGATCGAAAAAGCGGGTCTCGAATATAGTAGTGACCCAATGCATCAAAATAAAGGACAATTTAACCACAGACAAGGAGGGCGAGGCTTCTATTTCTATGACCCCAATGGTCATAACCTAGAATTACTCACTCGTGCCTAG
- the msrA gene encoding peptide-methionine (S)-S-oxide reductase MsrA, with protein sequence MTLKKTATFGAGCFWGVEAAFQKVDGIVSTSVGYMGGHFPNPSYLDVLSRITGHAEVVQVEYNPEQVSYETLIDVFWSIHDPTQLNRQGPDRGEQYRSVIFYHDRDQEIKARHSKHQLGLSGKFEQLIVTQIEPASAYYPADESHQNYYQKQQHREEN encoded by the coding sequence ATGACATTAAAGAAAACAGCGACTTTTGGTGCCGGTTGTTTCTGGGGCGTTGAAGCCGCCTTTCAGAAGGTAGATGGTATCGTTTCCACCTCAGTCGGCTATATGGGCGGCCATTTCCCGAACCCTAGTTATCTCGACGTGCTCTCACGTATCACCGGTCATGCTGAAGTGGTGCAAGTCGAGTATAATCCTGAGCAAGTGAGTTATGAAACGTTAATAGATGTTTTCTGGTCCATTCACGATCCAACTCAGTTAAATCGTCAAGGACCGGATCGCGGTGAACAATATCGCTCAGTAATTTTCTATCATGACCGAGACCAAGAAATCAAAGCGAGACACTCAAAACACCAATTAGGGTTGTCGGGAAAATTTGAGCAACTAATTGTCACTCAAATTGAGCCTGCTTCTGCGTATTACCCGGCTGATGAAAGTCATCAAAACTATTACCAAAAACAGCAGCACCGAGAAGAAAATTAA